A stretch of DNA from Halobacillus litoralis:
AAACATCCGTCATCAATTATATGGCGAAAGCCCTGAATTATAGTGAGCAGCAAAAACAAGAGTACACGGAACAGCTTGATCAACTTTTAGAAGAAGCTGTCACACCAATTGAATACGTATAAATCAAAAAGACTTCCCCTCATCTGGGAAGTCTTTTTTTACATATTCTTGTAACTTTTCTCCTTATCGTTCGTATTTATATCAAAGCTTTTTTTGAGGAGGATATAAGGTGTCGCTTGTTCAGAGTATGATTTATCAAGATGCTAGAAGACAATTATGGACCGGAGCTCTTCTTTCATTTATTTCCATAATATTCATTATCGGGATGTTTAGCTTTAATCCCAGCAGTTTTATTATTTCTCTCATGTACGCAGTGATTTTTTCCATTACGGGAACTGGGCTTCTAAAAACAGGGTATACGGACCTTCAAAAATCAAAAAACGTTTTGAGTTTTAAACAGGACCTCACCCAATACTCAATAGAAAGAGTGCCGGCGCGGATGTATATGGGACAAAAAGCTCTTAAATCCTTCCAAGCAGGAATTTATGATATGGACGGAGAGAGTTATGGAGAAATTCAAGAAAACCTTCAATGGAAACATAAAGCGTTAGTCATGGTCACAACCTTGTTCTCCTATGACCAGTTCAGACCGGCGGTATATACAGTTAAAAACCAGAACGGGCAAGCGCTCTATCACATGGAAAAAAAGGGTGGATTCACATGGCGGGGATATATCCAACATACAGAAGGTGCTTATGTGGCATACACAAAGCAGACAAAAAATAAAGCGAAAGGGCAGCGTATCACGCATTATATAGAAGCGGATCAGTGTCGCTGGAGTGCAGAAGGTGACCCCTTCATCGGGCATTACAAAATCAAGGACAATGATGAGAAGGTATGGGCCGTCATAAAAAGAGGAGCCATTCCTCTTGAAGCGCCCGATCGATTTGATCAAATGCCTGGCTATTTGGTGGAATGGAAGATCCGCGACAACATCCCCGCCTCCCTCCTGGCGTTCCTATTCCTCCTGCAGACCAAAGAAAGATAATTTGTGCAAGACACGATTTCGATATGTTTTGTGGTTCGTTTGCTTTGCTGATAGTCAGGGGTGGCTGGGAAGCAGCTCGTCTAGCTTTATAACCCAGACACTACCGTTATTCGCAGAATAGCAAAGGAATGAAAGGCCCATTTCTTTGGTGTGCTTATGCCAGTCGTGTCTACCAGGGCGGTCTAAGGGGATGATGAAGAGCTTCCTCACGCTAGAGCTTTTGGTAGCTGTTCCAGACAATCCATTCCACGCGGGAGTATCGTAGCTCCCCGACCGTCCCCATCGACCTCACAAAATGTCTCGAATCGGAGTCTTCCATAAATGGAGATATACATGAAGGACCTTATCAAGTAAGGGTCTTTTTTTGTATGGGAATTACATATTTTTTACAGTTGAACTTTACGTTAACGTTAATGGTATAGTTGAATTGTTAGAATTTTCATTCAGTTAGAGGGGATCGAATGACAGGACATTTATCTATACAACAAGTGGCCGAAAAATTTGATGTCACCCAGCGGACCATCCGATACTATGAAGAATTGGGACTGATCAGACCTTCCCGTAACTCGGGCGGGCACCGCTCTTTTTCTCCGAAGGATCTGACACGTCTCGGGCTTGTTTTTCGTGGGAAAAAGTATGGTTTCCAGCTTAATGAAATCAAAGAAATGATCCATCTTTTCGACCAGGACCCCTCAGGCGTCCGTCAGCTTGAACGGACGCTTGCCTATGGCAGAGGAAAAATGCAGGAGGTGGACGACCGGATCCGGGAATTGGAACAGTTAAGAGCGGAAATGGGTCAGTGGCTCGACAAATTCGAGGAAGAATTAAAGGAACGGAGAGGAGATCCTATATGAATCTTTCTGAATTATTAGCTTATCAGTCTCGTAAATATCCGGGAAAAGAAGGGATTGTTACACCTGAAGAACGGCTGACTTATCAGGAGTGGAACAGTCAGGTGAATCAGCTTGCCAGAGGTTTGATGAGGTTGGGGATTCAGGCTGGAGATAAGGTGATCATCCATATGCCGAACACAAAAGAGTTCGTCATCAGTTACTTTGCCATTCACAGGCTGGGTGCCATCGTTGTTCCAATTAATGCCCGACTAGTATTGAATGAAATTACTTATATATATGATCACAGTGATGCTGTTGCTTTGCTCACCCATGATTTGCTCATCGATCAGGTGAAAGGGCTTGCCGATGAAAGGGTGGGTACATTTATAAAAACCGGGGATGTCGACGGAGCCTGGCACTCGTTTTCAGATATCCTCTCCAAAGAAGAACCGCTTGAAATGATCAACGATGCGCATGAAGATGAAGAAGCTTCGATTTTATATACATCAGGGACCACCGGGCAGCCAAAAGGCGTTGTCTTTACTCACAAAAACATTTTGACGGTCTCTTCGATGATGGCTGTGGAACTGGAAATGAAACCATCCAGCCGTATGCTTCATATGATGCCATTCAGTCATTCCGCACCATTACATCTCTTTTTAGCAGGGGGCACGTTCGTCGGTGCTACCCACATCATTGCTCCTACTTTCACTCCCGATTTATTATTAGAACTTGCTTCGACCGAACGGGCGTCACACTTTTTCGGAGCACCTGTCGCTTATTTAATGACCGCTAAACATCCAAAAGTGAAGGAAACGGATTTGAGCTGGGTGAAATATTGGACCTACGGAGGGGCACCTCTGTCTAAGAAGGAAGTCCAGTTTGTGCGAGAGCAGTTTGAAACGGACAGCCTCTGCTGTTTATATGGTCTGACGGAAGCAGGACCAAGCGGGACATTGCTGCTTCCACAGGAGCATGATGAAAAAGCTGGCAGTGTAGGAAAGCGGGCAGCGCTTCATTGTGAAGTGTGTCTTGTTGATGAAAATGGACAAGAGGTAGGGAGCGGGAAAGTGGGTGAAATCGCTCTTAAAGGTGAAGGGATTATGAAAGGTTACTATAAAGATGAAGAAAAAACCGCAGCCACCTTCCGTGATGGATGGCTGCTTACTGGAGATATGGGTGAGAAGGATGAAGACGGCTACTTGTGGGTCATAGACCGGAAAAAGGATATGATCATATCAGGTGGTGTCAACATTTATCCTCGTGAAGTAGAAGAACTTTTGCTCCAGCACCCACATATTGAAGATGTGGCTGTCGTAGGCGTTCCGCATCCGGATTGGGGCGAAACCGTCAAAGCACATATCGTTCAAACCGGGCAAATGAAAGAGGTGGAAAACGAATGCCGCCGCTTTTTGCAGGAGCACCTGGCGGATTATAAGATCCCGAAGCTCTATGAGGAAATGGAAGAGCTCCCAAGGAACGCGACGGGGAAATTGCTGAAGCATCGTTTGCGTGAACAGGCGCGTCAAGTTTAGGGGGGAGTAAAATGAACTTTTACGAAAGAGATGAGAATCTCCAGGATCTTCTGAAGGAAGCGTGGGACGATTCTTTTTCCCAATGGGCAAATGATCGGCTCCTATTCTTCGGTGAGAAGTGTGCTAAGGAGATCGATGAACGGGCGGCTCACACCGATCGTGAGGGTCAACCAAAGTTGATCAAATACGACAAGATGGGCAACGACATATCAGAGGTATGGTTAAACGAAGGGTACAAAAAAACAATAGAAGAAACGTATGGCGAAGGAATCGTCGGTTATCTTCATAAAGACATCCCTGAGCTTGGACAAAAAGGCGACTACTTGTATTCGTTCGCTCAAGGTTATCTGCTCTCCCAGGCAGAGCCTGGTTTTTACTGCCCGGTGACGTTAACGATGGCCACTGCCTATTTGATCGACCATTATGCAGATGAACCATTGAAAGAAAAATATTTGCCACATGTGTTGTCGACGGGAGATGTGGAACTGTATGAAGGCGCGACTTTTCTAACGGAGCGCCAAGGCGGTTCAGATGTGGGCGCCAATGAAGTGAAAGCCATTAAAGAAGGCGAGCATTACAGAATTCATGGTGAAAAGTATTTTGCCAGTAATGCCGGCGCTTGTGGCGTGGCGATGGTTCTGGCCCGTACAGAAGGCGCACCATCAGGGACGAGAGGTCTCAGCTTGTTTCTCATTCCCTGGAGAAACGAGGAAGGATCCTTGAATGGTATTCAAATCCGCCGACTGAAAGATAAACTGGGCGTTCGTGCTGTTCCATCCGCTGAGGTCGAATTTACCGGAGCAAAAGCATATATGGTTGGAGAAGCGGAACGGGGATTCTATTATATGATGGAAGCCTTGAACCTTTCCCGTGTTTGTAATGCGGTCGCTTCTATTGGAATTATGCGTCGTTCTTTAACAGAAGCCCAGGATTATGCTAAAAAAAGAAATGCGTTCGGCCACTCGTTGATCGAATATCCGATGGTGAAAGATACGCTCGTTTCCATGACAGTGAAGCAGGAAGTGGAAACGAGAGCAGTTTTTGACTTGATCCAAGCGTTTGAAAAAGTCGCTCGTAAGCCAGAAGAAACGAGGATAGAAGAACATATCCTGAACCGCCTCCGGATTGCGATTATGAAAAAGGAAACAGCCGAACAGGCCGTCGATTTCACACATGAAGCGATTGAAATGCATGGGGGAAATGGTTACATCGAAGACTTCATTACCCCACGTCTCTTGCGTGATGCTCAAGTGTTGACGGTATGGGAAGGGACAGCAAACATTCTCGGCCTTGAAGTCTTGAAACTTTTCAATAAATATCAAGGCCATGAGTTGTTTGTCCAACATATTCTAGAGCGTTTGGACAAAGCTAAGAATAAAGGGAAAGAGTTCATACTCGTGAAAGAGGCGATCCAGAATTTCGTTCCGTATGTAGACGAAGTATTAAAACAGCCGGCTGATGTACAAACCTATTACAGCAAATCTATGGCTGAAAAAATGGCCGTGCTTTATGAAGCCGTCATTGCTCTTGAGATGATGGAAAAAGGGGCAAGGTTTGAAAAGGTTGGCAAACTGTTCATCTATCAACAGATGCAAACAGAGGCACCGAGTGCAGAACCACTGGCTCTTCGTTACGCTGATGAAATCCTTCACTTGAATAAAGCGTTAACCTGACTAAACGGGCGCACATTTGTGCGTCTGTTTTTTTATGGTAGCTGTAAAGGTTAGTGTCCTCGACCGGCAGTTTAACACTTTCTAAAACTCCTTCAATGTCCCCCGTCTAAAAAACACATCTTCACCTCCGAGTCCGTATTTATGAAACGGTTTCTGCTATGATAAGAAGGGGAACAATGCTAATGAGTTTCTTCATTGACGCTCTATCTTTATCATGTTAGCATATTAGCAAGCTAAAGGATTTGAGGAAAGGATGAATTCCATTGGTTAAACGCCTGATGTTTGAAAAACCACTGGGAATGCGGGACACGCTTCCCTTTTTTTATAATCAAAAATCAAAAGCACGGCAGCAATTATCGAATGCGATTCTTTCGTTCGGATATTCGTTCATGGATACGCCGATCATGGAATATCACGAAACGGTAGGAAAAGTAAGTGCGACCCTTGATCAGCAATTGTTCAAGCTTTTGGACCAGCAAGGGCACACACTTGTATTAAGACCGGACATGACCGCACCGATCGCCAGGGTGGCTGCTTCTCAGTTGAAAGACGCTGAGTTCCCGCTTCGACTCGCTTATGAAGGTCCAGTATTCCGTGCCCAACAGACCGAAGGAGGGAAGCCGGCTCAGTTTGAACAGGTCGGAACGGAATTGATTGGTGACCATTCCTCTTATGGAGATGCGGAAGTCATCGCTCTGCTCGTCGAATCTTTGAAACAGACCGGACTCGATGATTTTGTCATTACGGTTGGTCATATTGGCTATGTAAAAGCTTTTTTCACAGATTTGCTCGGTGACGATGAGGATACGATTGAATACCTTCTAAATTACTTATATCGCAAAAATTACGTTGGTTACAGGGAAGCAGTGAAAGAGCTCTCTGTTCCAAAGGATAAGAAAGATGCTCTCCTTCAGCTGCTCGCACTGAAAGGCGGCGAAGAAATCTTCGAAAGCAGCCGTTCGCTTGCGCGGAATCAAGCATGCATGCAGGCTGTGAATGAATTGAAGCAATTGTATCGTCTGCTGCAACAGTATGAGGTCGAAAAGTATATTCACTTTGATTTGAACTTGATCAGCCACATGGACTATTATACCGGGATTTTGTTCGAAGGTTATGCTCCGAATCTTGGGGCACTGCTTTGTAACGGAGGGCGCTATGATACGTTGCTGCCTTCTTTCCAACTCAGTGCATCAGCCACTGGTTTTGCTGTCCACCTTGAACGTCTGGTAGAAGCATTGAATGAACAGGAATCGGATGATGGGCGCATCGGTGTGATCGTCGACGATGATAGTTACGGAAAGGGATTGAAAGAAGCGAAACGCTACCGTGAGGATGGGCAGGCGGTTCTTTTACAACACGTGGACCAAATCCCGGACTTGCAGGCATTCAAAGCAGAATTATCAGAAACGATTGATTTGACAAAAGGCGGAGGTGAGCGTGATGAGTAAGCCGTTGACCATTGCCATGCCGAAGGGCCGTATTTACGAAGAAGCGGCGGAACTGATGAAAAGAGCGGGGTATGAGCTTGAAGCGGACATGGATGAGTCAAGAAAGTTAATCTTGGAGTTCCCTGAACAGAACATCCGCGTCATGATGGCTAAACCGATGGATGTTGTCACTTATGTAGAATATGGAGCGGCGGATATTGGGATTGCCGGCAAAGACGTCCTGCTTGAACAAGATCGTGATGTGTACGAAGTGCTTGATTTAAAAATAAGCCCTTGTTATGTGGCCGTTGCTGGATTACCTGATCAACCGCTGAGCCGGATTGCGCCTAAGATCGCTACGAAATATCCGAAAGTCGCCTCTGACTATTTCCGGGAGCAGGGTGAACAGATTGAAATCATTCCATTGAATGGATCGATTGAGCTTGCGCCGTTGATTGGGTTGGCAGATCGAATCGTCGATATCGTGTCGACAGGCCGTACGTTAAAGGAGAACGGACTGGTCGAGTATGAGAAGATTACAGAAATTACTTCGCGTTTGATCGTGAACCCGGTCAGTTATCGTTTGAAGAGTACGGAGATTGAGGAAATGGTAAGCAAACTAAGCGAAGTGATGGAAGGGGAGCGCTGATGAAGTTCATGAATAAGTCCGACTTAAAGTCATTGAAGCGTTCCGTCGACCAAGGAACAGAGGAACAGCGGAAATCTGTTCAGGAGATTATTTCGCAGGTGAAGACCCGAGGCGATGAGGCAGTCAAAGAATACACCGAGCGTTTTGACAAAGCCACTATGGAATCATCCAAAGTGTCAAAAGAAGAGTTCGAACAAGCGTATGCCTCTCTAGATGGAGAGTTCGTCCAAATCTTACAGGAGGCTGCGGACAACATCCGTGCTTTCCACGAAAAGCAAAAAAGCTCATCTTGGTTTGATAGTTCAGAAGACGGCACTCTCTTGGGACAAAAAATCACACCGATTGATGCCGCAGGGGTGTACGTGCCGGGCGGAACTGCTGCCTATCCTTCCTCTGTTTTTATGAATGTGATTCCCGCACAAGTAGCAGGCGTGGAGCGGATCGTGATGGTGACCCCTCCCGGACAGAATGGGAAAGTACCAGATGGTGTCCTGCTTGCAGCGCAGATTCTTGGCGTGGAAGATGTGTTCAAAGTAGGAGGGGCACAGGCAATCGCTGCTCTAGCTTATGGCACAGAAACGATTCCATCTGTTGATAAAATTACAGGGCCTGGAAACGTCTTTGTCGCTCTTGCAAAGCGTGAAGTTTTCGGAGATGTCGATATCGATATGATTGCCGGCCCAAGTGAGATTGCCGTTCTTGCTGATGAAACCGCGCGTGCGGAAGAAATCGCTGCCGACCTCCTTTCTCAAGCGGAACACGATGCCCGTTCCTCAAGTGTACTTGTGACAACGAGTGAGA
This window harbors:
- a CDS encoding MerR family transcriptional regulator, producing MTGHLSIQQVAEKFDVTQRTIRYYEELGLIRPSRNSGGHRSFSPKDLTRLGLVFRGKKYGFQLNEIKEMIHLFDQDPSGVRQLERTLAYGRGKMQEVDDRIRELEQLRAEMGQWLDKFEEELKERRGDPI
- a CDS encoding class I adenylate-forming enzyme family protein; this translates as MNLSELLAYQSRKYPGKEGIVTPEERLTYQEWNSQVNQLARGLMRLGIQAGDKVIIHMPNTKEFVISYFAIHRLGAIVVPINARLVLNEITYIYDHSDAVALLTHDLLIDQVKGLADERVGTFIKTGDVDGAWHSFSDILSKEEPLEMINDAHEDEEASILYTSGTTGQPKGVVFTHKNILTVSSMMAVELEMKPSSRMLHMMPFSHSAPLHLFLAGGTFVGATHIIAPTFTPDLLLELASTERASHFFGAPVAYLMTAKHPKVKETDLSWVKYWTYGGAPLSKKEVQFVREQFETDSLCCLYGLTEAGPSGTLLLPQEHDEKAGSVGKRAALHCEVCLVDENGQEVGSGKVGEIALKGEGIMKGYYKDEEKTAATFRDGWLLTGDMGEKDEDGYLWVIDRKKDMIISGGVNIYPREVEELLLQHPHIEDVAVVGVPHPDWGETVKAHIVQTGQMKEVENECRRFLQEHLADYKIPKLYEEMEELPRNATGKLLKHRLREQARQV
- a CDS encoding acyl-CoA dehydrogenase family protein, whose product is MNFYERDENLQDLLKEAWDDSFSQWANDRLLFFGEKCAKEIDERAAHTDREGQPKLIKYDKMGNDISEVWLNEGYKKTIEETYGEGIVGYLHKDIPELGQKGDYLYSFAQGYLLSQAEPGFYCPVTLTMATAYLIDHYADEPLKEKYLPHVLSTGDVELYEGATFLTERQGGSDVGANEVKAIKEGEHYRIHGEKYFASNAGACGVAMVLARTEGAPSGTRGLSLFLIPWRNEEGSLNGIQIRRLKDKLGVRAVPSAEVEFTGAKAYMVGEAERGFYYMMEALNLSRVCNAVASIGIMRRSLTEAQDYAKKRNAFGHSLIEYPMVKDTLVSMTVKQEVETRAVFDLIQAFEKVARKPEETRIEEHILNRLRIAIMKKETAEQAVDFTHEAIEMHGGNGYIEDFITPRLLRDAQVLTVWEGTANILGLEVLKLFNKYQGHELFVQHILERLDKAKNKGKEFILVKEAIQNFVPYVDEVLKQPADVQTYYSKSMAEKMAVLYEAVIALEMMEKGARFEKVGKLFIYQQMQTEAPSAEPLALRYADEILHLNKALT
- a CDS encoding ATP phosphoribosyltransferase regulatory subunit — protein: MVKRLMFEKPLGMRDTLPFFYNQKSKARQQLSNAILSFGYSFMDTPIMEYHETVGKVSATLDQQLFKLLDQQGHTLVLRPDMTAPIARVAASQLKDAEFPLRLAYEGPVFRAQQTEGGKPAQFEQVGTELIGDHSSYGDAEVIALLVESLKQTGLDDFVITVGHIGYVKAFFTDLLGDDEDTIEYLLNYLYRKNYVGYREAVKELSVPKDKKDALLQLLALKGGEEIFESSRSLARNQACMQAVNELKQLYRLLQQYEVEKYIHFDLNLISHMDYYTGILFEGYAPNLGALLCNGGRYDTLLPSFQLSASATGFAVHLERLVEALNEQESDDGRIGVIVDDDSYGKGLKEAKRYREDGQAVLLQHVDQIPDLQAFKAELSETIDLTKGGGERDE
- the hisG gene encoding ATP phosphoribosyltransferase, with the translated sequence MSKPLTIAMPKGRIYEEAAELMKRAGYELEADMDESRKLILEFPEQNIRVMMAKPMDVVTYVEYGAADIGIAGKDVLLEQDRDVYEVLDLKISPCYVAVAGLPDQPLSRIAPKIATKYPKVASDYFREQGEQIEIIPLNGSIELAPLIGLADRIVDIVSTGRTLKENGLVEYEKITEITSRLIVNPVSYRLKSTEIEEMVSKLSEVMEGER
- the hisD gene encoding histidinol dehydrogenase, which produces MKFMNKSDLKSLKRSVDQGTEEQRKSVQEIISQVKTRGDEAVKEYTERFDKATMESSKVSKEEFEQAYASLDGEFVQILQEAADNIRAFHEKQKSSSWFDSSEDGTLLGQKITPIDAAGVYVPGGTAAYPSSVFMNVIPAQVAGVERIVMVTPPGQNGKVPDGVLLAAQILGVEDVFKVGGAQAIAALAYGTETIPSVDKITGPGNVFVALAKREVFGDVDIDMIAGPSEIAVLADETARAEEIAADLLSQAEHDARSSSVLVTTSETLAKAVKKEVQVQLDSLPRADIARKSVEDYGMIVLCETWAEAVDTINEIAPEHLEIVTEDPFQELGKIKHAGAIFLGPYSSEPVGDYFAGPNHVLPTNGTARFSSPLNVDDFVKKSSVISYSRQALETNVDKIARFARLEGLEAHARAVETRKERWK